GCTCGAACACCGCCGATTGCATCGCGCTCTGGTGGATACGCACCGAACCGCCGCCGATTTCAGTGCCGTTGAGCACCATATCGTAAGCGCGCGAGAGCAGCTCGCCCGGTTGGTCTCCCAGTTGCTCCGGGCGGTCCACGCTGGGCGCGGTGAAGGGGTGATGCAGCGAAACCCAGCGCTGCTCCTTCTCGTCGTACTCGAACATCGGGAAGTCGACCACCCACAACGGACGCCAACCGCGCTCGGCCAACCCGCGATCATGGCCGAGCCTGACGCGCAGCGCGCCGAGCGCGTCGTTGACAATGCGCGCCTTGTCCGCGCCGAAGAACAGCAGATCGCCGGTCTGCGCACCGCTGCGGTCAAGCAGCTCGACCACCACCGTATCGGGCATAAATTTGAGGATTGGCGACTGCAAACCTTCACGCCCGGCGTGGATGTCGTTGATCTTGATCCAGGCCAATCCCCTGGCGCCGTAGCGGGCGACAAAGGCGGTGTAGTCGTCGATCTCCTTGCGCGACAGCTCGCCGCCGGCCGGCAGGCGCAACACCACGACGCGGCCTTCGGGATCGTTGGCCGGGCCGGAGAACACCTTGAATTCGACCTCGCGCATCAGCTCGGTCACGTCGACGAATTCGAGCGGGATGCGCAGGTCGGGCTTGTCCGAACCGAAGCGGTACATCGCCTCGGCGTAGGTCATGCGCGGGAACGGGTTGGGCAGCGCGACTTCCAGGGTGCGCGCGAACAGCTCGCGGATCATGCCTTCGGCCAGTTCCATCACGCCGTTTTCGTCGAGGAACGAGGTCTCCATGTCGAGCTGGGTGAACTCGGGCTGGCGATCGGCGCGCAGATCCTCGTCGCGAAAACACCGAACGATCTGGTAGTAGCGGTCCATGCCGCTCATCATCAGTAATTGCTTGAACAGCTGCGGCGACTGCGGCAGGGCGAAGAAACTGCCGGGATGCGTGCGGCTGGGCACCAGATAGTCGCGCGCGCCTTCCGGCGTCGCCTTGGTCAGCATCGGCGTCTCGATGTCGAGAAAGCCATGTTCGTCAAGGTAATGGCGCAGTTCGCGGGTGATCCGCGCGCGCAGCTGCAGGCGGCGCTGCATCTGCGGTCGGCGCAGGTCGATGTAGCGGTAGCGCAGACGCGTTTCCTCGCCAACGTCATCTTCGTCGAGCTGGAACGGCGGCGTTTCGGCCGCGTTGAGAATTTCAAGACTCAATCCGAGCACCTCGACCTGACCGGTGGGCAGGTCGGCGTTTTCGGTGCCGGCCGGACGGCGGCGAACGCGACCGCGCACCTGCAACACATACTCATTGCGTACGCGCTCGGCGGTCATGAAAACCTCCGGCAGATCGGGGTCGAACACGACCTGGGCGACGCCAGCGCGGTCGCGCAGGTCGATGAAGATCACCCCGCCGTGATCGCGGCGGCGGTTGACCCAGCCGCACAGCGTGATTTCCTGGTCGATCAGAGCCTCGTCGATGGCCCCGCAATAATGACTACGCATGTCCAAAATCAACTTCCCTGGTTATTCGATATACTCGGCAACAAGCGGTGCAGTTTACCTGCGCGCACTTGCCGCATGATACGACGCTCGCCTCTTACATTAGCACTGTGCGGGATTGGGCGACGCCCTGAAGCTGCACTCTAACGAGCGTCAGCAGAACACCCTCCCGTTCGGCATGACCGACCTGCTCATCGTGGAACGTCGCCGGTGACATGCGATACACTCTCAGCGAACCGGCTTGTGTTGGCCCGCCTTAAGAATTCACAAAACAGTCGCCAACAACAGCGCCCGGAGCACGCGGCGCATGTTACGGGGGGCAGCCTCTGCGCGGCAAGAGACAATTCGCGCATCCAATCCAAACCTGCGTACGAAAACTGTAGCATGCACTCATTCCGAACAGACCACGGCCTAGCATCCGTATCCCATCATCGCGGCGGATTAGACATTATTCTCACTGCCGTTTTATTTTTGTTGTCAGCACCATTGGCATTTGCCGCCCAGCAGCCACCCTCCGTGGCGTTTTTCTACGGTGGCCAACCACCCATGAACGTGCTCCAGAACTTCGACTGGGTTGTGGTACAGGCACCAGACAAACGCAAGGCCACAGCGCTCGAGCGCCCGCACAGCACACTGTTCGCCTACGTCTCCCTCGGGGAAGCCGAAGCCGGAACGCGCACGGCCCAAGCGTTGCCCAGTCATTGCCGGCTTGGCAAAAACAGTACCTGGAATTCGATCATCGTCGATCAGTCAAACCCCGCCTGCCGCGCGTTCTATCTTGATCGGGTCATCGCGCCGCTGCTCGCGCGCGGTTACCACAACTTTTTCTTCGACACCCTCGACAGCTATCGCCTGGTTCTCGCAGGAACTGACAACCAAGCCAAACGCCGTGCCTATCGGGCTGGCCTGATCGACCTGATCAAGGCGATTCATCAGCGGGATCCGACCGGCAAATTCATTCTCAATCGCGGGTTCGAATTGCTTGATGCGCTGCATGGCCAGGGCGTCGTCGGCGTGGCCGCCGAGTCGCTGTACCGCGGCTGGGACCAAAAAACGAAACGCTATGTCGCGGTGCCCAGGGCAGACACCGATTATCTGCTCCAGCAGTTCGCCAAGGTGCGCAAACACGGGCTGGTTCCCATCGCCATCGACTACCTGCCGCCGCAACAACGCACGCAAGCCGAAGCGCTGGCGCGCAAAATCGCCGCTCACGGCATCGCCCCCTATGTGACCGACGGCGCGTTGAACATCGTCGGCGTCAGTTCCGTCACCCCGCAGCCGCGGCGCATTCTGATGCTCTACGAGGGCCCCCACGCGCCGATGAACAACAACCTCAACTGGTATGCGGCCATGCCGCTCAACCACCTGGGCTACGCTACCCGCCAGATCGACGTCAGCACGCAAAACCTGCCCACCGGACCGCTCACCGGCCAGGTCGCCGGCATTGTCACCTGGTTCGACAATGCCAGCTTCCCGCGCTCGGCAGCCACCTGGCGCTGGCTGCACGAACAGATCGCCGCCGGCGTGCCGGTGGCGGTGCTCGGCAGCTTCGGCGCGGGCGGCGATTCGACAACCCTGCAGGCATTGGCTCTCTCGCAGGGCGCGCAACCGCCGGCGGGCCTGCATCCGACGCGTATCACCCAACGGGCCAAGGATTTTTTCGGATTCGAAAACCCGCCGCTGCCCAGCGCGCCCGACTTCATACCCTGGCAGATCAGCAAGGGCAAACCGCTACTCACCGTCTCGGAGGCCGGCCAGACCGAAGTCGCGGCCGCGATCACGCCCTGGGGCGGCTATGCTCTGAGCCCGTACGTGCTGCGCAACCTGCCGCAGGGTGATCTCAAGTCCGGCGAAATACAGGCCGCCTGGATTCTCAACCCCTTCCGCTTCTTTCGCGCCGCGCTGCGCCTGCCCGAGGTACCCGTCTACGACTACACCACCGCCAGTGGGCGGCGCCTGCTGTTCGGCCTGATCGACGGCGACGGCTTCGCCTCCGGCTCCTGGATCGGTCGTTTCCGCGACCAACCCGCCGCCAAGGTGATCCTCGATCAAGTACTCAAGCGTTTCCCGCTGCCGATCACGGCCTCGGTGATCGCCAGCGAATTCGCCTACGACGGCCTGTATCCAAAGGCCGAGGTGAACCGCCTGCGGCCCATCGCGCGCGCCATGTTCCGCCTGCCCTGGGTGGAAATGGGCTCGCACACCTACTCCCATCCCTTCGACTGGCCGGCGCTGGAGCGCGATCCGAATCTGTCCGCCGGACTGCACATCAAAAAGGGGGCGCATACCCAGGGTGCCTACGTCACCGGTGACAGTCCATCGCTGCAGTACGGCTACAATCTGCCGGTGCCCGGCTACCGCTTCAGCCCCGAAATGGAGGTGACCGGCTCGGTGAAGATCATCGACCGCCTGCTCGCCCCGCCGGGCAAGCGGGTGCGCGTGATCCAGTGGTCCGGCGACACCAACCCCGACGCCGAAGTCCTGGGCATCGCCTACCGCGACGGCCTGGCCAACATCAACGACACCAACAGCACCATCGACCGCGCGCATCCGTCGCTCACCAACGTCGCGCCGCTGGGCGTGTGGAAGGGGCCGTATTTCCAGGTCTATTCGCCGATTGCCAACGAGGACCAGTACACCCACGGCTGGCAGCCGCCCTACTGTGGCTACAACAAGGCCATCCAGACCATGCAGATGACCGGCGCGCCGCGCCGGCTCACCGCGATGCAGATTTATTACCACTTCTATTCCGGCGCGCGCGCCTGCGCCCTGAAAGACCTGACTGAGGTCTACCAGTGGGCGCAGAAACAATCCTCCACCCCGGTGTTCGCCTCGACCTACAGCCACATCGCCGTGGCCTTCGAGCACGCCGGACTGGCACGCACCGCCGAGGGTTATCTCGCCCGTGGCTACGGGCTCGATCAGGAACTGCGTATTCCCGCAAGCCTCGGCTACCCCGATCTTGCGCGCTCACGCAACATCGCCGGATTCGATGTGGCCAACGGCCAGCGCTACATCCATCTCGGCCCTGGCAATCAGGCGCTCCTGGTGCTCAGCCACAAGCGACCGCATGCGCCCTATCTGGTCAGCGCCAACGGTCTGATCGAAAATCTTCAACGCGGCCCCGGCCGACTGCAACTGAAACTGCGCGGCTTCGTCCCTCTGTCGCTGACCCTGGGCAACGCACAGGGTTGCCGGATTCGCCTGAATGGCAAACCTCTGTCTGCGCCAAAGGCTGTTGCGGGCCGCGTCAGCCTGCACCTGAAAGCACACAAGGCCGCCATCGCCGTGGCTTGCGGCCAATAGCCGCCAATGAGTACGAGCGCTCCAGTGCGCGGCCCTCTGCGACAGTCGCCACGCGCCGCCGCGCGCCGCGAACGTTTCATGCCCTGGTGGTTGCCTCTGGCTATCCTCGGCGCCACCGCGTTCGCCTTGTGGCTGCTGTTTCCAAAAACCTATATCGAACAAACCCTGCGCGCACAAACCCGACCCAACGCAGCCACCCTCGCCTACCTGCAATTGCTGGTAAAAGCCAACCCGGACAATCTCTCCACCCGCCTGATGCTCATCGAAAAAGCCCTGCTCGTGCAGAATTTACCCCTGGCGCGTCAGGCACTCGCACACTGGCGGAACCGGCCGCTTGAGACCCTGCCGCTCGACATCGCCCGGGCGCGCTTGCATTTGCTCCGACTGGAACTGCTGGCCGGTCCGCCGCAGGCGCCCGAACGGCAGCAACGGGTGGCCCGCTACACGCGCGATCTACTGCAGCTGGCGCCGCGTCTGACAACCGAACAAGCGCTACAGGAAACCCGCTTTACCCTCCAACTCGGCGCCTACGCAACCGTCGCGGCTGTCGACCGGACGCTACTGCGGCGCACGGCACAACCCGCGCTGCGCGAACAAGTCTATACGCAGGGCATCACTGCCCTGCTCGCTGGCGGTCAGCCCCGCGCGGCGCTGGCATTCGCCCGCACCGAAATGGGCCATGTACCCCATAACGATGCGCTCTGGCGTCGTCTGATCCGCCTGGCGTTGGCCGCAGGCCAACCCGAGCTGGCCGCCCGCTGCGCCCGCCGCCTGGTCGGCCTGCCGGAGCCGGCAGGATGAGTGTCGCACTCACCCTGCGCCGGCTTTCCGTCCTGTTCACCCTCGCCCTCGCGCCCGGCATGCCAGGGGCAGCGGCCACCGAGGCACCGACGCTGCCGACACGCCCGTTTCAGAGCGAGGACTGGAATCTCGCCTGGCAGGCCTTTATCGGCGCGGGGAAGGTTCAGGAAGCCTATGGCCTGGCGCTGAAAGCGGTCGCCGCCCGCCCCGCCAGCCGGCTGTGGTGGCAACGGCTGGCCCAGGCAGCCCGTTGGAGCAGCCATCCGCAGACCGCGCTCGAAGCGCTCACTCGCCTGGCCGAATCTTTCGGCGACCGCAAGGCCCTGCGCGAGGCGCTGAATCTTGCCATCGGCCTGGAAGAACACAGCCGTACCCTCGGCCTCTTGCGGCTCGCTATCCACGCCGGCATGGCCACGCCCGCCGAACGGCGCATGCTCACCGGGCTGTATCTCGACACTGGACAACCACTGGCGGCGATACGCGCGCTGCAGGACGAATTTCGCCGTCGTCCCGAGCCTGAACTGCTCTGGGAGCAGGCCGTTATCTATCGACTGATCGGCGATCCGGACAAGGAGCTCACGGTGCTGCGCGCCTACCAGCGGCGCTACGGTCCGACGCCCCGGGTGATGCTGGCCATCGCCACCCGCGAATACATTCAGGGGCACTTCGAACGCGCGCTGGACGGCCTGATCGCCGCCCAATCACGCGCCAAACCGAGCGACACGGCCTACTGGGAAACCCTGAGCGGACTGGCCTGGATGCTCGGGCGCTACGATCTGGCCGCACGCAGTGCCCGCGTGCTGGTCCACCACGGCAAAGCCAGCGCCACCCTCTACCAGCGCCTGGTCTTCATCGAACAGTACACCCACGCACACAAGGCTTTTGCCGACGCCGAGCGAGGCTGGCGCGTCACCCACGACCCCGCCCTCTTCATGTCCATGCTGGCCATTGCCTCCTCGCTCACGCCCTCCAGGCCGTGGCTGGAACGCGCCTTTGCCGAGCTCACCCCGGATGAAGCCAGGCAGTTCGCTGACCGGACGTTCTACTGGACCAGCCTGGCCAACCTGCGCGCGCAACAAGGCGACTTCGAGTCCGCCGCCACCGCTTACCGCAAGGCGTTGCGTCTCGCGCCGCAAGACAACAACATCCTCTCCGGCTATCTCTGGCTGTATGCAGACCAGAATAAGGAACGTTCGCTGCGCCCGCAGCTCGGACAACTTGAGCGTCGGGCGGCCAACGCGCCCGCACTCTGGGGGCCGCTGGCCGCCATCTACGCCGCGCTCGACGAACCGCAGCGGGCGCTGCCGTGGCTGAAGCGTCAGTGGCCGACACACCACGGCGATCCCCTGTGGCTGCTCAACTACGCCGACACCCTCGCCCAGGCCGATCTCGACCGGCAAGCCTGGACGATGCGCCGTCGTGCGCTGACGCTGCTGGAGACGACCCCGACGCACGCGAGCACGAAACAACGGGAAAACCGTCGGCGCATCGCCCGCGCGCGCCTGATCGCCACGCTGCTACCGGGCGATCCCGGACGACGCGCCATGCAGACGCTGGCCGCGACAGACACCTCGCGCGAAGCGCGTGTCGCGGTGCTCGGCGCGGCGCTGGACGCCCAGGACATGATGCTGGCGCGCTGGTGGCGCGAACACGCCTTCACGCACGCCTCGCCGCCGGCCTGGGCAGCGCTGTCGCTGGCCCTTGCGGACAACGACGGCCCCGCTATCGCCCGACTGCTCGCGACACAACGCGACCGCCTGCCGCGCCGCGACCGGGTCGATGCCGCGCAGCGCCTGGGTTGGGACCCGCTCGCGCTGAGTCTGGCCTGGCAGGGCATGCAGGGCGAACCGGCGGACCGACGCCTGCACCGCCAGTTTCGCGAACTGGCGTTACCACGCGCCGCCAGCATCGGCGTCAGTAGCAGCGTGCAAAGCGGCAGCGGTCTGCTGACAATGCCAGGCACGCTCGACCTGCGCGACTGGCTCAGCCCCCGCGACCGCCTGCAAGTGTCCGCGTCACTCGCCGCACAACACAGCACCAACTCGACGCAGCTCGGCACCCCCCCCGCAGCACCTGACGATCTGCTGGTGCAATGGCGTCATCTCACCCGCCGTGGACACTTCGATCTCAGCCTCAGCGCCGGCCATGATCTGGCCAGTTGGTTCCGCCTCGGCCTGGCCTGGACACGGACATGGACGGATGCACTGCACACCACTTTCGAGGCAACGCGTGGCGCGCAGCCCACGGCCACCGTGCCGCTCTCGCTCGGCGGACTCGAAGATCGCCTTGCCGCCTCGGTCGATCTCAGGCTCACACCGCGCGACAACCTGAGTGCGCAGTTCGGCGCTGCACAACTCTATGCGCAGGGCGGCGGCGCGCTGGGCAATGCGCAGACGGCGACGCTGACGCTGCGCCATAAATTCTGGTTCGCACCACCGGATTTCACCCTGGATGCCTCCCTGAGCGGAGCGCGTTACCAAAGAGCGACCCGCCTGCCGCCTCAACTGGCCGCGTTGGTGCCCGGCGGACAGACGCCGGACGTCGCCTTTTTCGTGCCAGGCAGTTACGTCCAGGCCTGCATCGGCGGCTCCTTCAACACGCACTACCAGACCGACTATGCGGCCAAGCTGCGCCCCTTTGCCAGCGCCAGCGTCTGCGCCAACAGCGCTTATGGCGCCGGTTATGACCTGCAAGGCGGCTTTGCACTGCCACTGCTAGGCCCCGATCATCTGGCCGTCAACGCCGGCATCAGCAGCAATTTCGGCACACAAAACAGTCCAACCGCCCAGATCGGCCTCAGTTACCGGTACTATTTCGTTCCCCTGCCCTAAGCCCATGAAGAGGACATTTCCATGAAAAAGCCCCATACGCTATGGCCTGTCTTGCTGTCGGCCCTTTTGTTGCTGGGCCTCAGCGGCTGCGCCGGCATGCGGCTCGATGCAGCGCCCGCACCGCATCTGGACACAACCGCCACACTGGCGGTGCTGACACCGCGTAACAACACCTCGACCCCCTACGCCGGACAACGGGTGCAGCAGCAACTGGCGGCTCTGCTGGTCGCACATGGGCTTCGGAAAGTCATCCTCCAGCCGTCGTCCGTCAACGCGGCATTGCCGGTCGGCGCAGCGCCCGGCAATGCCGCGGATGCGCTGGCCTGGGCGCGCAAGCAGGGCGCGCCTTATGCCTTGACCGGCAGCGTCGATGAATGGCGCTATAAAATCGGCCTGGACGGACAGCCGGCGGTCGGTTTCACCTTGCGGCTGATCGACGTGAACACCGGCCAGACCCTCTGGAGCGGCGCCGCCGCGGCCAGCGGTAACAGCCGCGAAGGACTTGCAGTGCTTTCCCAACAGGTGCTCGATCGCCTGGTCAATCGACTGCTGGGCCGCTGAGACAGCATGGCCGATAGCCATCTCGATCACGCAAGTACGCGCCTCAGCCTGCTGGCCTGGGCCGAAATTGCCCTGCTCGCTCCGGCCGGGCTGGGTCTGGCGATTTTTCTGGACCATCAGGCGCCGTTCACCGCCGGCGGTTTCCCCTGGCTCTGGCTCATCCCCTTGCTGCTGGGTCTGCGTCACGGGCTGGCCGCCGCCGCCTTGAGCAGCTTGCTGCTGATTGCTGGCGGCGTGGCCGCGCACACGTTAGCCATCAGCGCCGCAGCGCCGCCGTTGCTACAGATCGTCGGCGGACTGATCGCCGTACTCAGCGCGGGGCAGTACGGCACGAACTGGCGCGCCCGACTTGAAGCCAACCAGCGCCGCACCGAATACGCCGAAGAACGCCTCGAAGCGCTGAGCCGGGCCTATTTCATTACCCGCATCTCGCATGACCGTCTGGAAGAAGCGCTCATCACTCAACCCATGACCTTACGCGGCGCGCTGGAGCAACTGCGCCCCGTGGCCGAACGCGCCGCACAGGGGCTGGACGAGTCCACAGCCACAGATCTTCTGCAACTCCTTGCGCAGTATTGTCGTTTCGAAACGGCTGGCGTACATCTGGCGCGCAACGACCGGTTCGATCCGCAACCTCTCGCCGCGCTCGGGCCCCAGGCGCCGCTGGTCTCGGACGATCCGTTAGTCGGCCTTGCGCGCGAAGGCCGTCAAGTCGCTTTTTACAGCGTCGATCAGCTGATCGAATTCAATCGTGAAATCACCTATCGCGCGGTATTCCCCCTGCTTGACTGCACCCTTCGGCCCTGGGGTCTGATCGTGGTGCGCGATCTGCCCTTGCTGGCTGTCAACGAGGAAAACTTCGCCACCGCCAACGCCATTGTTCAGTACGTCGCCGAAGAGACGCGGGTCGTGACCGAAAGCGCCGATCTGCTGCAGCAATTCCCCTGCTGCCCACCCCACTTCGCGCATGAACTGATCCGCCTGCAAACCTTGCAAACACGGGCGAAGGTGCGTTCCACGCTGATCGCCGTGCATCTGCCCCCGACCAGCAACGATGAAAACGGACTTTCAGCCGAAGCGATTTACCATGGCATGCGCCGCAGCCTGGATGTCTACTGGCTGGCGCCCTTTGCTGCGGATGATCCCGGCTTGCTGGTGCTCCTGCCGCTGGCGGGACCGGCCAGCGCCCGCGGGTACCTCGACCGCCTCGATGCCTGGCTGAAGGAACACGGCCAAACGCAAGGCCTGGCGCTACCCAATTTGTGGATCGAGCAGATCCTCCTGGATGGACGTCCGGCCGGGAAGCTGCTCGAGATGACCCACATCCCCTGCGCGCCCATAACATCGCACCCATGATATTGAGCGACTTTTTCACGCCACTCGTTGTGGCCACGCACTGGATACCCGAGTCCATCATATCCCTTGGCGCCTGGCTGAACCCCACTGCGCCCGCCACACGGCTGGTACCGGGACTGCTCCTTGTGAGCAGTCTGTTCAGTCTGTTGATTTCCGTCCTCGTCGTCGCCCTGCTGCCAGGGCGGCTGCACCGCCGTCCGGTGCGCAATGCACTGGCCATCG
This genomic stretch from Acidihalobacter ferrooxydans harbors:
- the aspS gene encoding aspartate--tRNA ligase → MRSHYCGAIDEALIDQEITLCGWVNRRRDHGGVIFIDLRDRAGVAQVVFDPDLPEVFMTAERVRNEYVLQVRGRVRRRPAGTENADLPTGQVEVLGLSLEILNAAETPPFQLDEDDVGEETRLRYRYIDLRRPQMQRRLQLRARITRELRHYLDEHGFLDIETPMLTKATPEGARDYLVPSRTHPGSFFALPQSPQLFKQLLMMSGMDRYYQIVRCFRDEDLRADRQPEFTQLDMETSFLDENGVMELAEGMIRELFARTLEVALPNPFPRMTYAEAMYRFGSDKPDLRIPLEFVDVTELMREVEFKVFSGPANDPEGRVVVLRLPAGGELSRKEIDDYTAFVARYGARGLAWIKINDIHAGREGLQSPILKFMPDTVVVELLDRSGAQTGDLLFFGADKARIVNDALGALRVRLGHDRGLAERGWRPLWVVDFPMFEYDEKEQRWVSLHHPFTAPSVDRPEQLGDQPGELLSRAYDMVLNGTEIGGGSVRIHQSAMQSAVFELLGIGAGEAQEKFGFLLDALKYGCPPHAGIAFGLDRLVMLMTGSASIRDVMAFPKTQTAACPLTDAPAAVSERQLRELNLRIRRQE
- a CDS encoding bifunctional glycoside hydrolase 114/ polysaccharide deacetylase family protein translates to MAFFYGGQPPMNVLQNFDWVVVQAPDKRKATALERPHSTLFAYVSLGEAEAGTRTAQALPSHCRLGKNSTWNSIIVDQSNPACRAFYLDRVIAPLLARGYHNFFFDTLDSYRLVLAGTDNQAKRRAYRAGLIDLIKAIHQRDPTGKFILNRGFELLDALHGQGVVGVAAESLYRGWDQKTKRYVAVPRADTDYLLQQFAKVRKHGLVPIAIDYLPPQQRTQAEALARKIAAHGIAPYVTDGALNIVGVSSVTPQPRRILMLYEGPHAPMNNNLNWYAAMPLNHLGYATRQIDVSTQNLPTGPLTGQVAGIVTWFDNASFPRSAATWRWLHEQIAAGVPVAVLGSFGAGGDSTTLQALALSQGAQPPAGLHPTRITQRAKDFFGFENPPLPSAPDFIPWQISKGKPLLTVSEAGQTEVAAAITPWGGYALSPYVLRNLPQGDLKSGEIQAAWILNPFRFFRAALRLPEVPVYDYTTASGRRLLFGLIDGDGFASGSWIGRFRDQPAAKVILDQVLKRFPLPITASVIASEFAYDGLYPKAEVNRLRPIARAMFRLPWVEMGSHTYSHPFDWPALERDPNLSAGLHIKKGAHTQGAYVTGDSPSLQYGYNLPVPGYRFSPEMEVTGSVKIIDRLLAPPGKRVRVIQWSGDTNPDAEVLGIAYRDGLANINDTNSTIDRAHPSLTNVAPLGVWKGPYFQVYSPIANEDQYTHGWQPPYCGYNKAIQTMQMTGAPRRLTAMQIYYHFYSGARACALKDLTEVYQWAQKQSSTPVFASTYSHIAVAFEHAGLARTAEGYLARGYGLDQELRIPASLGYPDLARSRNIAGFDVANGQRYIHLGPGNQALLVLSHKRPHAPYLVSANGLIENLQRGPGRLQLKLRGFVPLSLTLGNAQGCRIRLNGKPLSAPKAVAGRVSLHLKAHKAAIAVACGQ
- a CDS encoding tetratricopeptide repeat protein, which gives rise to MSVALTLRRLSVLFTLALAPGMPGAAATEAPTLPTRPFQSEDWNLAWQAFIGAGKVQEAYGLALKAVAARPASRLWWQRLAQAARWSSHPQTALEALTRLAESFGDRKALREALNLAIGLEEHSRTLGLLRLAIHAGMATPAERRMLTGLYLDTGQPLAAIRALQDEFRRRPEPELLWEQAVIYRLIGDPDKELTVLRAYQRRYGPTPRVMLAIATREYIQGHFERALDGLIAAQSRAKPSDTAYWETLSGLAWMLGRYDLAARSARVLVHHGKASATLYQRLVFIEQYTHAHKAFADAERGWRVTHDPALFMSMLAIASSLTPSRPWLERAFAELTPDEARQFADRTFYWTSLANLRAQQGDFESAATAYRKALRLAPQDNNILSGYLWLYADQNKERSLRPQLGQLERRAANAPALWGPLAAIYAALDEPQRALPWLKRQWPTHHGDPLWLLNYADTLAQADLDRQAWTMRRRALTLLETTPTHASTKQRENRRRIARARLIATLLPGDPGRRAMQTLAATDTSREARVAVLGAALDAQDMMLARWWREHAFTHASPPAWAALSLALADNDGPAIARLLATQRDRLPRRDRVDAAQRLGWDPLALSLAWQGMQGEPADRRLHRQFRELALPRAASIGVSSSVQSGSGLLTMPGTLDLRDWLSPRDRLQVSASLAAQHSTNSTQLGTPPAAPDDLLVQWRHLTRRGHFDLSLSAGHDLASWFRLGLAWTRTWTDALHTTFEATRGAQPTATVPLSLGGLEDRLAASVDLRLTPRDNLSAQFGAAQLYAQGGGALGNAQTATLTLRHKFWFAPPDFTLDASLSGARYQRATRLPPQLAALVPGGQTPDVAFFVPGSYVQACIGGSFNTHYQTDYAAKLRPFASASVCANSAYGAGYDLQGGFALPLLGPDHLAVNAGISSNFGTQNSPTAQIGLSYRYYFVPLP
- a CDS encoding PelD GGDEF domain-containing protein — translated: MADSHLDHASTRLSLLAWAEIALLAPAGLGLAIFLDHQAPFTAGGFPWLWLIPLLLGLRHGLAAAALSSLLLIAGGVAAHTLAISAAAPPLLQIVGGLIAVLSAGQYGTNWRARLEANQRRTEYAEERLEALSRAYFITRISHDRLEEALITQPMTLRGALEQLRPVAERAAQGLDESTATDLLQLLAQYCRFETAGVHLARNDRFDPQPLAALGPQAPLVSDDPLVGLAREGRQVAFYSVDQLIEFNREITYRAVFPLLDCTLRPWGLIVVRDLPLLAVNEENFATANAIVQYVAEETRVVTESADLLQQFPCCPPHFAHELIRLQTLQTRAKVRSTLIAVHLPPTSNDENGLSAEAIYHGMRRSLDVYWLAPFAADDPGLLVLLPLAGPASARGYLDRLDAWLKEHGQTQGLALPNLWIEQILLDGRPAGKLLEMTHIPCAPITSHP